The Pseudomonas moraviensis genome contains the following window.
TTCCGTGAAGACCTTTATTACCGTCTGCACGTGATTGCCCTCAAGCTGCCGCCGCTGCGCGAGCGTGGCGCCGACGTCAACGAAATCGCCAATGCCTTCCTCGCTCGCCAGAGCGCACGGATCAATCGCACCGACCTGAAATTTGCCGCCGATGCCGAACAGGCGATCCGGCACTATTCCTGGCCGGGCAACGTGCGCGAGCTGGAGAACGCCGTCGAGCGCGCGGTGATTCTCAGCGAAAGCCCGGAGATCTCGGCCGACCTGCTTGGCATCGACATCGAGCTGAGCGATCTGGAAGACGACGAGTTCATCGGTCTGCCGCCGCAAACCGGCGGTAACGCCAGCAACAGCAGCCATGAGCCGACCGAGGATCTGTCGCTGGAAGACTATTTCCAGCACTTCGTCCTCGAGCATCAGGACCACATGACCGAGACCGAACTGGCGCGCAAACTGGGCGTCAGCCGCAAATGCCTGTGGGAACGCCGCCAGCGTCTGGGCATTCCACGGCGCAAGACCGGGGTCGCCAGCGAGAGCTGAGCGTTACCCACCGCGTGTGCGGGTAACGCATGACAATGTGAAAAAACTGTTACCGCAGTCGATTCACGTAACAGAAGCCGGGGTTATCGGTAACGAAACCCCGGCTTTTTTTCGCCCCTGCAAAACGGTTATATCGACCTAACCCCTTGTTTTGCGGGGTTTGGCAAAAGTTGGCACGCACCCTGCTATATGTTTGGTACAAGAACAATAACAAGCAATGCACAAGACAATAAAAATAAGACGAATCGACTCACGCACAATAAAAACAAGACGGCGAGAGGCGCAGCTAACTGATTCTTTTGGAGAGGCGTTGTATTTGGGGCTTGCCCCACGACCAGGCCGAGAACAACAAAAACTGTCCTAAGACAGAGCCTGTACTGGTTGGATCGAGAGATCACTGCAATTCAGCGACCAAAGCAATCCGTTTGCTCTTGGCTCCCGATTGGGAGGGTCACGAAGGAAACACTTCGTGGCGAGGGCACTCAACAAAAACAAGAAGCCCGAATCAATAATAAAAAGAGCACGCAACTACTTCTTGGGGAGCTTCGGCTCCCCTTGTAGTTTCTCCCCTTGGTAAAATCCCCCCATTTTCCTCGCTCGGCCCTTGCAGCTTGCGGCTTTCAGCCCGAATCTGCTGTCTCCTACACCATCCCCCGACTAAATGCTAGAATCTGCGCCCATCATGCGGTCATTCTTTTGGTATGGCCGAACATTCCTTCAAACAGTGCATCCCATGCTGAAGAAGCTGTTCCAGTCATTCCGAACTCCCGTGCGTCGTACGCAACACATCCGCAGCACCCCTGAAGTGCTCAACAGCGGCCAACATTCGCTGCAGAAAACGCAGTTCAGCCGCTATGCGGTGAACATCGTCGAACGCCTGCAAGGTGCCGGTTACCAGGCTTATCTGGTCGGCGGTTGCGTGCGTGACATGCTGCTGGGCATCACGCCCAAGGATTTCGACGTCGCCACCAGCGCCACCCCCGAGCAGGTCCGCGCCGAATTCCGCAATGCGCGGATCATCGGCCGCCGGTTCAAACTGGTGCACATCCACTTCGGTCGCGAAATTATTGAGGTCGCGACCTTCCGCGCCAACCACCCGGTCAACGAAGACGACGAAGACAGCAATCAGTCTTCGCGCAACGAGAGCGGGCGGATTCTGCGCGACAACGTCTACGGCACACTGGAAGAAGACGCGCAACGCCGCGACTTCACCATCAACGCCCTGTATTACGATCCGGTCAGCGAGCGCATCCTCGACTACGCCAACGGTGTACACGACATCCGCAATCACCTGATCCGTCTGATCGGCGACCCCAAGCAGCGTTACCAGGAAGACCCGGTGCGCATGCTGCGGGCCGTGCGTTTCGCCGCCAAGCTCAATTTCGGCATCGAGAAGCACACCGTGCAGCCGATCCGCGAACTGGCACCGATGCTGCGCGAGATTCCCTCGGCGCGGCTGTTTGAAGAAGTGCTCAAGCTGTTCCTCTCCGGCCACGGCGCGATCACCTTTGAAATGCTGGTCGATCTGCAACTGTTCGCCCCGCTGTTCCCGGCCAGCGCCGAGGCGCTGGAATACAACCCGGAATACACCCACACGCTGATCAGCGAAGCGCTGAGCAACACCGACCTGCGCATCAAGCAGAACAAACCGGTGACCCCGGCGTTCCTTTTTGCCGCCCTGTTGTGGCCGGCATTGCCGGCCCGCGTGTTGCGTCTGCAGGAACGTGGCATGCCGCCGATCCCGGCGATGCAGGAAGCCGCCCACGAACTGATCGCCGAACAGTGCCAGCGCATCGCCATTCCGAAACGCTTCACCATGCCGATCCGCGAAATCTGGGACATGCAGGAGCGCCTGCCACGGCGCAGCGGCAAACGTGCCGATCTGTTGCTGGACAACCCGCGGTTCCGCGCCGGTTACGATTTCCTCCTGCTGCGTGAAAGCGCCGGCGAGGAGACCGACGGCCTCGGCGAATGGTGGACCGATTATCAGGACGCCAACGACAGCGAGCGCCGCGACATGATCCGCGACCTCAGCGGCAAGGGTGACGATGCCAGTGGCGCACCGCGCAAGCGCCGCCGCAGCGGCGGTTCCAAGCGCAAGCGCGCCGGGGCTTCGAGCGCGACGGGCGAGTAAGCCATGGAACGCATCTACATTGGCCTGGGCAGCAACCTCGCTGACCCGGCCGACCAATTGCGCAGCGCCATTGCGGCGCTGGGGCAATTGCCGCAGACCAGCCTTGCCGGCGTTTCGGCCTTTTATCAAAGCGATTCACTGTTGCCGGGCCAGCCGCGTTACACCAACGCCGTCGCCGCCCTCGACAGCTCGCTCGCACCGATCGAGCTGCTCGACGCCCTGCAAGCCATCGAAAACGCTCAGGGCCGCGAACGCCTGGAGCGCTGGGGGCCACGCACGCTGGATCTGGACATTCTGCTGTTTGGCGATCGTTTGATCGATGAGCCACGGTTGAAAGTCCCGCATTACCAGATTCAGGAGCGCGCCTTTGTGCTCTATCCCCTCGCTGAACTGGCGCCGCAGGGTCTGCGTCTCGCCGATGGCCGCAGGCTGACAGACCTGCTGGCCGCCTGCCCGTTCGTCGGCCTTGAACGCCTCCAGACAGATTGATTGCAATCCCCTGTGGGAGCGAGCCTGCTCGCGAAAGCGGTGCGTCATTCAACACTGTGTTGACTGATCTGCCGCCTTCGCGAGCAGGCTCGCTCCCACATTGGTTTATTTCACATCCAGGATTTTGTCAGACAATAATTTCCCAATTCAGGCCCGCCGCGCCGCTGAATCGCATCAGTAACGCCGGTAACACCGCCCGCGTAACAATGCGGTAACACACGCAATTGACTTCCGCTTGGCTCATCACGACTATAGGCGTCCCGCTGCCGCCAACCCGGCATGAACGGGCGCAATCCAGGCCTTTTAAAGCACGACACAAGACCGTGCGCCTGAGTAGATGAAGAATCACGCGCGTGACTCGCAGCAGTTTCCAGAGCGCCTGAACGAGGATTTCTTACATGCCAGCCATCACCCTGACCACGCTCCAGAGCCTCAAGCAGAAAGGTGAAAAGATCACCATGCTGACCTGCTATGACGCGACCTTCGCCCACGCCTGCAACGAGGCCGGTGTCGAAGTGCTGCTGGTCGGCGACTCCCTCGGCATGGTCCTGCAAGGTCATGACAGCACCCTGCCAGTGACCACGGCGGAAATGGCCTACCATGTCGCCAGCGTCAAGCGTGGCAACGGCGATGCCCTGATCCTTGCCGACCTGCCTTTCATGGCCAACGCCACGCTTGAGCAGACCATGATCAACAGCGCCACGCTGATGCAGGCCGGCGCGCACATGATCAAGGTCGAAGGTCAGCTGTGGCTGGCGGAGTCGATCCGTCTGCTCGCCGAACGCGGTGTACCGGTGTGCGCGCACATGGGCCTGACCCCGCAGGCGGTGAACATCCTCGGCGGCTATAAAGTGCAGGGGCGCAACGAGAACCAGGCGCGGCAGATGCGGGCCGATGCGATCGCGCTGGAGCAGGCCGGTGCGTCCATGCTGCTGCTCGAGTGCGTGCCGAGCGAGCTGGCGGCGGAAATCAGCCAGGCCGTGGGCATTCCGGTGATCGGCATCGGCGCCGGCAACGCCACCGACGGTCAGGTGCTGGTATTGCACGACATGCTTGGCCTGTCGATCACCGGCCGCGTACCCAAATTCGTCAAGAACTTCATGCAAGGTCAGGACAGTATCCAGGCCGCGCTGAAGGCTTACGTCAGCGAAGTCAAAGCCACTACGTTCCCCGGCATCGAACACGGATTCTCTGCATGAACACCGTCAAAACCGTACGCGAACTGCGCGCCGCCGTCGCCCGCGCGCGCAGTGAAGGCAAGCGCATCGGCTTCGTGCCGACCATGGGCAACCTGCACAGCGGCCACGTCGCGCTGATCACTAAAGCCACTCAGCGAGTGGACTTCGTGGTCGCGAGTGTTTTCGTCAATCCGCTGCAGTTCGGCGCCGGCGAAGACCTCGACAAATACCCGCGCACCCTCGCCGCCGATCAGCAAAAGCTCCTCGAAGCCGGTTGCGATCTGCTGTTCGCGCCAACGGTTGAAGAGATGTACCCCGACGGCATGGCCGGCCAAACCCGGGTCAGCGTGCCGCAACTCTCCGAAGGCCTGTGTGGTGCCAGCCGTCCGGGGCACTTCGAAGGCGTGGCGACGGTGGTCAGCAAGCTGTTCAACATGGTCCAGCCGGATCTGGCGATTTTCGGCCAGAAGGATTACCAGCAACTGGCGGTGATCCGCGCGCTGGTGCACGACCTGAACATGCCGATCCAGATCATCGGCGAGCCGACCGTGCGTGCAGCGGACGGTCTGGCGCTGTCGTCGCGCAACGGTTTTCTCAGTGAAGAGCAGCGCGCCGTGGCGCCGGTGGTGTACCGCGTGCTGAGCAACATTGCCGAAGCGATCAAGCAAGGTCAGCGTGATTACCCGGCGCTGCTCGCTGCGCAGTTGCAGGTGCTGGAAGCGGCCGGTCTGCGCCCGGATTATCTGGAAATCCGCCATGGCCTGACCTTGCGTCCGGCGACGGCGCAGGATCGCGATCTGGTGATTCTGGCAGCGGCATTCCTCGGTACGACACGGTTGATCGACAACCTGCACCTGAGTCTCGATAGCCCGACCTGAAGACAACGCATTTCCCCTGTAGGAGTGAGCCTGCTCGCGATAGCGGTAAATCAGTCAACAACGCTTTGACTGACAGACCGCTATCGCGAGCAGGCTCACTCCTACAGGTTTTTTTGGCGTTGGAAAGATTGCTTCAGGCCCTTCCCCCTCGGCCGGGCACCTCCGTTTGTCGGCCAGATTCCCGTTCGGATGTTAAAAAAGTACAGGGATCTGGTCAGACAAAGTCAAGACAGAACGCGGCGCGAGGTTTACTGTATTCGCCCTGTGTCCGGATATCGTGTCGACGCAGTTGATCCCATGCGCTAAAAGGGCATGGCTGATCTGTACCGTGTTCAAAAGGCCGTTCAAGTAAAAAGGAAAACCGCAGCGATGGCGTACTACCGCACTCCTCACGACGTTACCGCTCTGCCCGCCTGGCAAGCGTTGAAAGATCACCGCCAAGCCATGCAGGATTTCAGCATGCGCGAAGCCTTCAACGCCGATCCGCAGCGTTTCAATCAATTCACCCTCAGCAGCTGCGGCCTGTTTCTCGACTATTCGAAGAATTTGATCAACGCCGAGACCCGCAACCTGCTGGTGGGTCTGGCCAATGAAGTCGATCTGAAGGGCGCGATCCAAGCGCTGTTCGACGGCGAAATCGTCAACGCCTCCGAAGGCCGCCCGGCGCTGCACACCGCCCTGCGCCGCCCGGTTGGCGACAAGTTGTCGGTCAACGGTGTCAACGTGATGCCGGAAGTGCACAAGGTGCTGAACCAGATCACTGATCTGGTCGGACGAATCCACGACGGCCTGTGGCGCGGTTACACCGAAAAGCCGATCACCGACGTGGTCAACATCGGCATCGGTGGTTCGTTCCTCGGCCCTGAACTGGTGTCCGAAGCGCTGCTGTCCTACGCGCAGAAGGGTGTGCGTTGCCATTATCTGGCGAACATCGACGGCAGTGAATTTCACGAGCTGACGCAGAAACTGCGCGCCGAGACCACGCTGTTCATCGTGTCGTCAAAGTCCTTCAACACCCTCGAAACCCTGAAGAATGCTCAGGCTGCACGCGCCTGGTACCTGGCGCAGGGCGGCTCCGAAGCCGAGCTGTATCGCCACTTCATCGCCGTATCGAGCAACAACGCCGCGGCTGTGGCCTTCGGTATCCGCGAAGAAAACATCTTCCCGATGTGGGACTGGGTCGGCGGTCGTTACTCGCTGTGGTCGGCCATCGGTTTGCCGATTGCCCTGGCCATCGGCATGTCCAACTTCAAGGAACTGCTGTCCGGTGCCTACACCATGGACCAGCATTTCCAGACCGCGCCGTTCGAACAGAACATGCCGGTGCTGCTGGCTCTGCTCGGCGTGTGGTACGGCAACTTCTGGGGCGCGCAAAGCCACGCGATCCTGCCGTACGACCACTACCTGCGCAATATCACCAAGCACCTGCAACAGTTGGACATGGAGTCCAACGGCAAGAGCGTGCGCCAGGACGGCACCTCGGTGTCGACCGATACCGGCCCGGTGATCTGGGGCGGCGTCGGCTGCAACGGTCAGCATGCTTACCACCAGTTGCTGCATCAGGGCACCCAATTGATCCCGGCCGACTTCATTGTGCCGATCGTCAGCTTCAACCCGGTTTCCGACCATCACCAGTGGCTGTACGCCAACTGCCTGTCGCAGAGCCAGGCGCTGATGCTCGGCAAGACGTTGCCGGAAGCCGAAGCCGAACTGCGCGACAAAGGCATGAGCGAAGACGACGTGCACAAACTGGCGCCACACAAGGTGATCCCGGGCAACCGTCCAAGCAACACCCTGGTGGTCGAACGCATCAGCCCGCGCCGCCTCGGCGCACTGGTTGCCATGTATGAGCACAAAGTGTTCGTGCAAAGCGTGGTCTGGGGCATCAATGCCTTCGACCAGTGGGGTGTGGAGCTGGGCAAGGAATTGGGCAAAGGCGTCTATAACCGTCTGGTCGGCAGCGACGAGACCGTGGCTGACGATGCCTCAACTCAGGGCCTGATCAACTACTTCCGCGGGCGTCATCGCGGCTAAAAACGGCCTTCGGTCTAACGCTGTTCCCCTGTGGGAGCGAGCCTGCTCGCGAAAGCGGTTTTTCATTCAACACCTTTGTTGACTGATACTCCGCCTTCGCGAGCAGGCTCGCTCCCACAGTTGTTTTGGCGCATGACTTGAACCTGCGCAGCGCTCGGCGCATCTTTATTCCTGTCGCACCACAAGAATAAGGAACCGTCATGTTCGATATCAGCACGTTCCCCGAAGCCGATGCCGTGCGCCAGGCTGCTCAGTTGAGCCAGGAAGACTACCGGCGGCTGTACCGCGAGTCGATTGAACACCCCAGCGCATTCTGGGCCGAGCAGGCCACGCGTTTTCTCGACTGGAGCACGCCGTGGCAGACCGTTCAGCGCTATGACCTGAAAACCGGTGAAGCGGCCTGGTTTGCTGGCGGCAAGCTCAACGTCAGCTACAACTGCATCGACCGCCACCTCGCACAACGTGGCGAACAGACTGCCCTGCTCTGGGAAGGCGACGACCCTGCCGAATCGGCGCAGATCACTTACAAGAAACTCCATCACCACGTCTGCCGCCTGGCCAACGTGCTGAAAAGCCGTGGCGTGAAGAAAGGCGACCGGGTGTGCATCTACATGCCGATGATCCCCGAAGCCGCCTACGCCATGCTCGCCTGTGCGCGGATCGGCGCGATTCATTCGGTGGTGTTCGGCGGATTCTCGCCGGATTCCCTGCGCGACCGTATCCTCGACGCCGACTGCCGCACCGTCATCACTGCTGATGAAGGCGTACGCGGCGGGCGCTTCGTGCCACTGAAAAACAACGTCGACAAAGCCCTGCAAAGTTGCCCGAACGTCAGCACCGTTGTGGTCGTCCAGCGCACTCAGGGCGAGGTCGATTGGCTCGAGGGCCGCGACCTCTGGTATCACCAGGCCATACGCGAAGTCGACGACGATTGCCCGCCGGAACCGATGGACGCCGAAGACCCGTTGTTCATCCTCTACACCTCCGGCAGCACCGGCAAACCCAAAGGCGTGCTGCACACCACTGGCGGCTATTTGCTGCAAGCGGCGATGACCTTCAAGTACGTGCTCGATTACCGCGACGGTGAAGTGTTCTGGTGCACCGCCGACGTCGGCTGGGTCACCGGCCACAGTTATATCGTCTACGGGCCGCTGGCCAACGGTGCGACCACACTCATGTTCGAAGGCGTGCCGAGCTACCCGAGCAGTTCGCGTTTCTGGCAGGTCATCGACAAACACAAGGTCAACATCTTCTACACCGCACCGACCGCCCTGCGCGCGCTGATGCGCGAAGGCGCCGGGCCGTTGAAGGAAACTTCGCGCGCAAGCCTGAGATTGCTCGGCAGCGTCGGTGAGCCGATCAACCCGGAAGCGTGGGACTGGTATTTCAACGTTGTCGGTGAACAGCGCTGCCCGATCGTCGACACCTGGTGGCAGACCGAAACCGGCGGCATCATGCTCAGCCCGCTGGTCAGCGCCCAACGGATCAAACCCGGCTGCGCGACGCAACCGATGTTCGGCGTGCAGCCGGTATTGCTTGATGAACACGGCAAGGAAATCCACGGCGCCGGCAGCGGCGTGCTGGCGATCAAATCGAGCTGGCCGGCGCAGATTCGCAGCGTCTACGGCGATCCACAGCGGATGATCGACACCTACTTCAAGCCCTACCCCGGCTATTACTTCACCGGCGACGGCGCCCGCCGCGATGAGGATGGCGATTACTGGATCACCGGGCGCATCGACGACGTGATCAACGTTTCCGGCCACCGTATCGGTACCGCCGAGGTGGAAAGCGCACTGGTGCTGCACGACAGCATCGCCGAGGCAGCGGTGGTCGGTTATCCACACGACGTCAAAGGCCAGGGCATCTACGCGTTTGTCACGCCAATGAACGGCACCGAGGCCAACGAAGAGCTGAAGAAAGACTTGCTGGCACATGTGAGCAAGGAGATCGGCAGCTTCGCCAAACCGGACCTGATCCAATGGGCACCGGCGCTGCCGAAAACCCGCTCGGGCAAGATCATGCGGCGGATCCTGCGCAAGATTGCCTGCAACGAGCTCGACAGTCTGGGCGACACTTCGACGCTGGCTGACCCAAGCGTGGTGCAGGACCTCGTTGATAAACGTTTGAATCAATAGCTTCGCGAGCAGGCTCGCTCCTACAGGTGATCGCATTGCACATGTGGGAGCGAGCCTGCTCGCGAAGGCCATCACGCGATCCCCCGGCAAACTGTTAAACTCCCGCGCCCCAATTCCCCTCAGCAAGGCGCCCGCATG
Protein-coding sequences here:
- a CDS encoding polynucleotide adenylyltransferase PcnB, which encodes MLKKLFQSFRTPVRRTQHIRSTPEVLNSGQHSLQKTQFSRYAVNIVERLQGAGYQAYLVGGCVRDMLLGITPKDFDVATSATPEQVRAEFRNARIIGRRFKLVHIHFGREIIEVATFRANHPVNEDDEDSNQSSRNESGRILRDNVYGTLEEDAQRRDFTINALYYDPVSERILDYANGVHDIRNHLIRLIGDPKQRYQEDPVRMLRAVRFAAKLNFGIEKHTVQPIRELAPMLREIPSARLFEEVLKLFLSGHGAITFEMLVDLQLFAPLFPASAEALEYNPEYTHTLISEALSNTDLRIKQNKPVTPAFLFAALLWPALPARVLRLQERGMPPIPAMQEAAHELIAEQCQRIAIPKRFTMPIREIWDMQERLPRRSGKRADLLLDNPRFRAGYDFLLLRESAGEETDGLGEWWTDYQDANDSERRDMIRDLSGKGDDASGAPRKRRRSGGSKRKRAGASSATGE
- the folK gene encoding 2-amino-4-hydroxy-6-hydroxymethyldihydropteridine diphosphokinase, translating into MERIYIGLGSNLADPADQLRSAIAALGQLPQTSLAGVSAFYQSDSLLPGQPRYTNAVAALDSSLAPIELLDALQAIENAQGRERLERWGPRTLDLDILLFGDRLIDEPRLKVPHYQIQERAFVLYPLAELAPQGLRLADGRRLTDLLAACPFVGLERLQTD
- the panB gene encoding 3-methyl-2-oxobutanoate hydroxymethyltransferase gives rise to the protein MPAITLTTLQSLKQKGEKITMLTCYDATFAHACNEAGVEVLLVGDSLGMVLQGHDSTLPVTTAEMAYHVASVKRGNGDALILADLPFMANATLEQTMINSATLMQAGAHMIKVEGQLWLAESIRLLAERGVPVCAHMGLTPQAVNILGGYKVQGRNENQARQMRADAIALEQAGASMLLLECVPSELAAEISQAVGIPVIGIGAGNATDGQVLVLHDMLGLSITGRVPKFVKNFMQGQDSIQAALKAYVSEVKATTFPGIEHGFSA
- the panC gene encoding pantoate--beta-alanine ligase gives rise to the protein MNTVKTVRELRAAVARARSEGKRIGFVPTMGNLHSGHVALITKATQRVDFVVASVFVNPLQFGAGEDLDKYPRTLAADQQKLLEAGCDLLFAPTVEEMYPDGMAGQTRVSVPQLSEGLCGASRPGHFEGVATVVSKLFNMVQPDLAIFGQKDYQQLAVIRALVHDLNMPIQIIGEPTVRAADGLALSSRNGFLSEEQRAVAPVVYRVLSNIAEAIKQGQRDYPALLAAQLQVLEAAGLRPDYLEIRHGLTLRPATAQDRDLVILAAAFLGTTRLIDNLHLSLDSPT
- the pgi gene encoding glucose-6-phosphate isomerase, producing MAYYRTPHDVTALPAWQALKDHRQAMQDFSMREAFNADPQRFNQFTLSSCGLFLDYSKNLINAETRNLLVGLANEVDLKGAIQALFDGEIVNASEGRPALHTALRRPVGDKLSVNGVNVMPEVHKVLNQITDLVGRIHDGLWRGYTEKPITDVVNIGIGGSFLGPELVSEALLSYAQKGVRCHYLANIDGSEFHELTQKLRAETTLFIVSSKSFNTLETLKNAQAARAWYLAQGGSEAELYRHFIAVSSNNAAAVAFGIREENIFPMWDWVGGRYSLWSAIGLPIALAIGMSNFKELLSGAYTMDQHFQTAPFEQNMPVLLALLGVWYGNFWGAQSHAILPYDHYLRNITKHLQQLDMESNGKSVRQDGTSVSTDTGPVIWGGVGCNGQHAYHQLLHQGTQLIPADFIVPIVSFNPVSDHHQWLYANCLSQSQALMLGKTLPEAEAELRDKGMSEDDVHKLAPHKVIPGNRPSNTLVVERISPRRLGALVAMYEHKVFVQSVVWGINAFDQWGVELGKELGKGVYNRLVGSDETVADDASTQGLINYFRGRHRG
- the acs gene encoding acetate--CoA ligase, with translation MFDISTFPEADAVRQAAQLSQEDYRRLYRESIEHPSAFWAEQATRFLDWSTPWQTVQRYDLKTGEAAWFAGGKLNVSYNCIDRHLAQRGEQTALLWEGDDPAESAQITYKKLHHHVCRLANVLKSRGVKKGDRVCIYMPMIPEAAYAMLACARIGAIHSVVFGGFSPDSLRDRILDADCRTVITADEGVRGGRFVPLKNNVDKALQSCPNVSTVVVVQRTQGEVDWLEGRDLWYHQAIREVDDDCPPEPMDAEDPLFILYTSGSTGKPKGVLHTTGGYLLQAAMTFKYVLDYRDGEVFWCTADVGWVTGHSYIVYGPLANGATTLMFEGVPSYPSSSRFWQVIDKHKVNIFYTAPTALRALMREGAGPLKETSRASLRLLGSVGEPINPEAWDWYFNVVGEQRCPIVDTWWQTETGGIMLSPLVSAQRIKPGCATQPMFGVQPVLLDEHGKEIHGAGSGVLAIKSSWPAQIRSVYGDPQRMIDTYFKPYPGYYFTGDGARRDEDGDYWITGRIDDVINVSGHRIGTAEVESALVLHDSIAEAAVVGYPHDVKGQGIYAFVTPMNGTEANEELKKDLLAHVSKEIGSFAKPDLIQWAPALPKTRSGKIMRRILRKIACNELDSLGDTSTLADPSVVQDLVDKRLNQ